Proteins encoded within one genomic window of Rhinoderma darwinii isolate aRhiDar2 chromosome 5, aRhiDar2.hap1, whole genome shotgun sequence:
- the LOC142652254 gene encoding cyclin-dependent kinase 5 activator 1-like yields the protein MGTVLSLSPGSRKTSLYDDGSGSLAHYTNVSKSSGQKPDKGLKRHSMFIPALTWKRLVASTKKKTSRKGTVNNNYQKDVAHLNHENVKKSLSCANLSSYDSQPLAPLSSKQISSIKNVSNTTGGGSPKRVIVQASTGELLKCLGEFLCRRCYRLKHLSPTDPILWLRSVDRSLLLQGWQDQAFVTPANVVFVYLLCRDVIDGDSVATEHDLQATLLTCLYLSYSYMGNEISYPLKPFLVEAGKDAFWDRCLCIIDAMSAKMLRINADPHYFTQVFADLKNEGNRDEFSRVLDR from the coding sequence ATGGGCACAGTCCTGTCACTGTCACCAGGATCTCGGAAAACCAGCCTGTACGATGACGGCTCAGGATCCCTTGCACATTATACAAATGTTAGCAAGAGCAGCGGACAGAAGCCCGACAAGGGCTTGAAACGACACTCTATGTTCATCCCCGCTCTCACGTGGAAAAGACTGGTGGCCTCCACGAAGAAGAAGACCTCCAGAAAGGGAACCGTTAACAACAATTACCAGAAGGATGTTGCCCATTTAAACCATGAGAATGTGAAAAAATCCTTGTCCTGTGCCAATCTCTCCAGCTATGACAGTCAACCCCTGGCACCTCTTAGCTCCAAGCAGATATCGTCCATCAAGAACGTCTCCAACACCACCGGTGGTGGATCTCCAAAGAGGGTCATAGTCCAAGCCTCCACTGGTGAACTACTGAAATGCCTTGGAGAATTTCTTTGCAGGAGATGCTACCGACTAAAACATTTGTCGCCAACAGACCCTATTCTATGGCTACGTAGCGTGGATCGCTCCTTACTTCTCCAAGGATGGCAAGACCAGGCCTTCGTCACCCCGGCCAACGTGGTTTTTGTCTACTTGCTCTGCAGGGATGTCATTGACGGGGACTCTGTGGCCACTGAGCATGACTTGCAAGCTACTCTCTTGACCTGCCTATATCTATCCTACTCTTACATGGGCAACGAGATCTCCTACCCTCTCAAGCCCTTCTTGGTGGAAGCAGGCAAAGATGCCTTCTGGGACCGATGTCTTTGCATCATTGATGCTATGAGTGCCAAGATGTTGAGAATTAATGCTGACCCGCATTATTTCACCCAGGTGTTTGCTGACCTAAAAAATGAGGGCAATCGTGACGAATTTTCGAGAGTACTTGACCGGTGA